GCGTCGGCCCAGGGCGAGGGGTAGAACGGGGTGAGCCACACGGCGTCGACCCCCAGGTCCGCCAGGTGGTCGAGGCGGTCGGTGATGCCCCGCAGGTCGCCGATGCCGTCGCCGTCGGAGTCGGCGAAGCTGGGGACGTAGATCTGGTAGACAACCGGGTCCCGCCACCAGTCGGCGGTCGTGCTGTGGGTCACGGCTTCCTCTCATCGCATGGGTCGGGCGTGGGGTGGATCGTCGAACGCGCGGTGCGCGCGGGCCGGGCGGCGCGCGCCCGGCGTTCCGCACCGGTCGGACAAGCCTTTCACCGCCACGGGGAACGCGCGGACCCGGGCGGCGGCAACCGGCCCGCCCCCCGCGGCGGTTGGCCCGCGCGCGGCCGGGGCCCGCGGCGGGTCACGGCCTGCCGAGCACCCGGTCGAGGTAGGCGTTGGCGAACGTGCCCTCCGGGTCGAGCGCCGCCCGCACCCGCAGGAAGTCCGCGAAGCGCGGGTAGCGAGGACCCAGGTCCCGGGCCGTGAGCCAGTGCAGCTTTCCCCAGTGCGGCCGGCCGCCGGCCGCGTCCGCGATGCCCGCGACCGCGCGGAAGTAGCGTGCGAACGGGCGGCGCAGGTACTGGTGCACGGCGATGTAGGCGGTGTCCCGGCCGTGGGCCGTGGACAGCCACAGGTCGTCGGCCGGGGTGAAGCGCACCTCGACGGGGAACGCGACGCGTTCCCCCGAGCCCTCGATCCAGCGGTCGACGGCCGTCAGCACGTCCGCGATCCCGCCTCTCGGCACCGCGTATTCGAGTTCGCGGAAGACGACGCGGCGCGGCGAGGTGAAGACCCGGTGGGACGCGTCGCTGTAGCGCCGGGCGGACAGCGCGCGCGAGGAGACGGCGTTCAGCCGGGGAATGGCGCACGGCACGGCGGTGCCGACGCGGTTGACGCCCGCGAAGAGCGTGTTGGAGAGGAACTCGTCCTCCAGCCAGGCCCTGCCCCTGCGCAGCGGCCGGGGCGGGACGCCGGGCGGCAGCCGGTTGTTGCGCTTGGTCAGGACCCGGTCGGTGTGCGGGAACCAGTAGAACTCGAAGTGGTCGTTGCGCGTGATCAGTTCGTCGAGCCGGGCCAGCACGTCGCGCAGCCGCATCGGGGCCTCGAACGCGTGCAGCGCGAACGCCGGCTCGCAGGCGAGCGTGACCCGGCTGATGACGCCGAGGGCGCCGAGGCCGATGCGGGCCGCCTCGAACAGCTGGGGCCGCTCCGCCGCCGAGCAGCGCACCGATGTCCCGTCGGCGAGGACGAGTTCGAGCGCCTCGACCTGTGCGGCCAGGCTGCCGGAACGGGCGCCGGTGCCGTGCGTGCCGGTGGAGATGGCGCCCGATACGGTCTGGCGGTCGATGTCGCCGAGATTCGTCAGGGCCAGGCCGTGCGCGGCCAGGACCCGGTTCAGCAGGTGGAGCGGCATGCCGGCCTCGACCGTCACCAGTCCGCGGGGCCGGTCCACGCGCACAGGCCGGTCCAGCGCGTCCATCCGCACCAGCACACCGTCCGTCGCCGCCGCCCCGGTGAACGAGTGGCCGCTGCCGACCGCCTTGACCCGCAGCCCCTCGCGCACGGCGCGGCGCACCACATCGGACAACTCATCGACACTGCCAGGCCGTTCGACGCGCACGGGGTGCGCACGCCGGGTCTGCGACCAGTTCCGCCACGCGGCTGCCGTCATGGTGCGCAGTGTCTTACCAGTCGGTACGGGCGTCAATTACCGTGCTGTGCCATGGAAACGCCGAGAGCGCCGGGCGCGGCGCGCGACGGGGCGGCCCAACGGCGTCTGGCGCGGGCTGCGGCCGGGCTCGAACCGCCCTTCGCCGTGGTCGACCTGGCGGCGTTCCGCGCGAACGCCGCGGACCTGGCCCGCCGGGCCCTCGGCAAGCCGGTCAGGGTCGCGAGCAAGTCGCTGCGCTGCGCCGATCTGCTGAGCCTGGCCCGCGGGCTGCCGGGATTCCGCGGTGTGCTCGCCTACACGCTCCCCGAGGCGCTGTGGCTGGCCGGCGACCGCGCTGCCGGGCAGGCGCCGGGCGCCGGGGCCGGCGGGAGCGACGTGGTCGTGGCCTACCCGACGGCCGACACGGCGGCCCTGCGCCGCCTGGCGGGCGACGACCTGCTCGCGCGGCGCGTGACGCTCATGGTCGACTCCGTCGAGCACCTGGAGTTCCTGGCTTCCACCGCGCGCCCCGCGGCGGCGCGCCCGCTGCGGCTGTGCGTCGAACTCGACGTGTCGCTGCGGCTGTTCGGCGGGCGGGTGCACCTGGGGGCCCGCCGTTCGCCGGTGCGCGACCCGGCCGGGGCGCTGGCCCTGGCGCGGGCGGTCGCCGCGCGGCCCGGGTTCCGGCTGGTCGGCCTGATGGCCTACGAGTCGCAGATCGCGGGCGTCGGGGACGCGCCGCCCGGCGCGCCCCTGCGCGGCCTCGCGGTACGGGCGATGCAGCGCCGGTCCGCGGCGGAACTGGCCGAACGCCGTGCCGCGGTCGTGGCCGCGGTCCGCTCCGTGGCCGACCTCGAATTCGTCAACGGCGGCGGCACCGGGAGCGTGGAGCGCACCGCGTCGGAGCCGGCCGTGACCGAGATCGCCGCAGGGTCCGGCCTGTACGGGCCGGCGCTGTTCGACGCCTACCGCGCCTTCAGGCCGCGGCCTGCGGTGTACTTCGCGCTGCCCGTGGTGCGGCGCCCGGCACCCCGCGTGGCCACCGTGCTCGGCGGCGGCTGGGTCGCCTCGGGGCCGCCGGGGCGGGACCGGCTGCCGAGGCCCGCGTTCCCCCGGGGCCTGTCCCTCCGCGCGACCGAGGGCGCGGGGGAGGTGCAGACGCCGCTGCTCGGCCGGGCCGCGGCGGGCCTGCGGGTCGGGGACCTGGTGTGGTTCAGGCACGCCAAGGCGGGCGAACTCGCCGAGCACGTCAACGTCTTCCACCTCGTCGAGGGCGAGGACCTGGTGGGCGGGGCGCTCACCTACCGGGGCGCGGGGCACGCGTTCCTCTGAGGGGGCCGTCCCGGAGGGCCGTTCGGGAGGGCAGGCCCCGGGCAGGCCCTCTTCCCGGAGCGAAATGACATGGGCATGATAAAAACCCGTTTTCCCGCAGGAGGTCGACTGTGACACCCCGCATCGCCGTACGCGCCCTCGTGGCCCTGCTGATGGCCGTCCTGGTGCCCGCCGTCACGGCGGCCCAGGCGTCCGCCGCGCCCGTCCGCCCCGCCGCGGTCGTCGTCACCTACGACACCTCGCGCGCCGGCGAGTTCGTCGCCGCGGTCCACGCGGGCGCAGAGGTCTGGAACGACAGCGTGTCGAACGTCCGCCTCGAACCGGTGGCTCCCGGCCGCACGGCCCACGTCCGCGTCATCGCGGACGACGGCTGGCCGCGCGCGCTCACCACGAGCCTGGGCCGCGGCACGGTGTGGATGGGGCGGCAGGCCGTCCACCAGGGCTACGACACCACCCGCATCGCCGCGCACGAACTCGGGCACATCCTCGGCCTCCCCGACCTGAAGCCGGGCCCGTGCAGCAGCCTGATGTCCGGCTCGACGGCGGGCGTCGCCTGCACCAACCCCTACCCCGACGCCCGCGAACGCGCCGCCGTGGAGGCCGACTTCGGCGGCCTCGCCCTACCGGGCCGCACCGGCGGTTCCGCCGCCTCGGCCCGCGCGGGAGCCGTGCCCGCGTCCGCCCACCGGGGCTGACCCGGCCCACCCGCGCACCGAAGGCCCGTCGGCCGGACCGGCCGCGCCGTCGGTCCGGCCGGCGGGGGAGGCTCGGGCCGGCCGGTGAGGGCCGCGGGCCGTGCCCGTTGACCAGCGCACACGTGTGCACGTATGAAGGGGTGTTCGTGCCACCGGCCGAAAGGCACCGCCCTTGAGTTCCGCACCGGCCCGCAGGGCCCTCGTCGTCCGCGGCGGATGGGAAGGCCACGTTCCCGTCCAGGCCACCGACCTCTTCCTGCCCTTCCTGCGCGAGCAGGGCTTCCGCGTCACCGTCTCCGACACCCTCGACGCCTATCTCGACGCCGTGGCCATGGCCGCCACCGACCTGGTCGTGCAGTGCTGGACCATGGGCGAGATCACCCGCGAGCAGTCCGCGTCACTGGGCGCGGCCGTCGCCGCGGGCACCGGGCTGGCCGGCTGGCACGGCGGGATATGCGACGCGTTCCGCGCCGACCCCGCCTACCAGTGGCTCACCGGCGGCCAGTTCGTGATGCACCCGCCCGAGTTCGTGCGGCACACCGTGGACATCGTCCCGGAACGGGCCGCCCACCCCGTCGTCGCGGGGCTTCCCGCCGCCATCCCCCTGCACACCGAGCAGTACCTGGTGCACACCGGCCCGGAGGCCGACGTGCTCGCGACCACCACCTTCGCCGACGCGGACGGCATCCCGGAGTCGGCCCGCGGCGTGACCTCGGCTGCGGTGTGGACCCGCACCTGGGGCCTCGGCCGGGTGTTCGTCAGCGCCATCGGCCACAAGATCGAGGACCTGGAGGACCCCGCCGTGCGCGAACTCACCCGGCGCGGACTGCTGTGGGCCGCCCGGTGACCCCGCTGCGCGTCGGCGTCGTCGGGGCCGGCGTCATCAGCGGGGCCTACCTCGACCACCTCGACGAACACGGCCGGGACGCGGGCCTGGCCCTGACGGCCGTCGCCGACCTCGACCCCGCGCGCGCCGCGAAGGCCGCGGCCGGCCGGCCGGGCGTGCGCGCCCGCACCCCGGCCGAGCTGTACGCGGCCGACGACGTCGACGTCGTGCTCAACCTCACGATCCCCGCCGCCCACGCGGACGTCGCGCACGCGGCCGTCGCCGCGGGCAAGCACGTGTACAACGAGAAGCCGCTCGCCCTCGACCGCGCGACCGGCGCCGGCATCCTGGCCGCGGCGCGCGCCGCCGGGGTCCGTGTCGGCTGCGCGCCCGACACGGTGCTCGGCCGGGGCGTGCAGACCGCGCGCGCCGCCGTGGCCCAGGGCCGCGTCGGGCGGCCCGTCGCCGCCACCGCGTTCTTCACCACGCCGGGCCACGAGGCGTGGCACGCGGAGCCCGAGTTCTACTACCGGCCGGGCGGCGGCCCGCTGTTCGACATGGGCCCCTACTACCTGACGGCGCTCGTCCACCTCCTCGGCCCGGTCACCGCCGTCATCGGGGCCGCCTCGCGGCCGGCGGAACGCCGCACCATCGGCTCGGGGCCGCGGGCGGGCGCGACGTTCCCTGTCGAGGTGGACACCCACGTCACCGGCGTCCTCACGCATGCGTCCGGCGCGCTGACCACGCTGCTGATGAGCTTCGACACGCACGCCGCCCACCTGCCCAGGATCGAGGTCCACGGCACCGGCGGGAGCCTGTCGGTGCCCGACCCGAACGGCTTCGACGGGCCGGTCGCGCTGCACGCCGCCGGCTCGGGCCGCTGGCAGGAACTGCCGCACACCCACGGCTACCTGGGAGCAGGGCGCGGCACCGGCCTCGCCGACATGGCCCAGGCGCTGCGCACCGGAGCCGCGCACCGCGCCTCGGGGGAACTGGCCCTGCACGTCCTCGACACCATGCAGGCGCTCATGGAGTCGGCGGCCGAGGGGCGGCGGATCGAGGTCGGCACGGTGTGCGACGTGCCCGCGCTCGTGCCCTGAGCCGCGCGTCCCCCGGCCGCGCGGGCCGGGGGACGCGGCCGTTCAGAACAGGCGGGCCGCCTTGGCGTGCGCGGGCTCCTCAAGGGCCAGCAGGAACCGCTTGCGGTCGAGGCCGCCCGCGTACCCGGTCAGCGACCCGTCCGCCCCGACCACGCGGTGGCAGGGCACGACGATCGACACCGGGTTGCGCCCGTTGGCCGCGCCGACCGCCTGCGCGAGCCCCGGGTCGCCCAGCTCCCGGGCCAGCGCGCCGTAGGAACGGGTCTCGCCGTACGGGATGCCGCGCAGCAGCTCCCACACGCGCTGCTGGAAGGCGTTCCCCCGGGGCGCGAGCGGCAGGTCGAACCGTGTCCGCCGCCCCGCGAAGTACTCCGCGAGCTGGACGCGGGCGTCCTCGAACCCGCGCTCGTCGCGCTCGCCGAGCGAGCCCGCCGGCGGCATGCGCAGGTGCCCCTCGAAGTAGAGCCCCGTGAGCGCGCCGTCCGCGGCGACCACCGTCAGCGCGCCGAGCGGCGAATCGAGCACCGTGTGGGTCGTGGCCATGTGAGGGGTTCCTTCCGTCGTGCCCCGTGCGCGCCCTGACGCGCACGGGGCACGACGGGTGTGCGGTTCCCATCCTCGCGGGGCACCGTTCCCCCGGGCGCGGCGGGTCCGCGCGGGTCAGGCGGCCGGCTTGTGCCAGCGCGCGGTCTGCATGCCGGGCCATACGTCGTCGATGAACTCCACACCGGGCAGCGCCGCCGCGTACTCGCGCCGGAACTGCTCGCGCGTGAGCTTGGTGCTCAGCTCGCTGATCCGGCCCCAGTTCTCGTGCATGAACAGGTTCAGCGCCTTGATGGAGTTCTCCAGCCGGCCGGTCACGTCCCACGCGACCCGCGCGAACCGGAAGGCGAGATCGGCCTGGGCGTCGGGCCGGTCGGGGTCCACCATGTTCTCCGGGTCGGAGATCACCAGCGTGCCGCCCGGCGCGACGAGCGACGCGAGGTGGGGCAGCACCTGCCGCGTCTCGCCCATGAGGAACACGCAACTGAACGCGAACACCAGGTCGAAGAGTCCGTCCCGCTCTGGCGTCATGTCGAGGGCGCCGCGCACCTCGTAGGCCACGTTCGGCCTGGCGCGGTCGCGCCGGGCGATCTCGATCATGGTGGGAGCCGGGTCGGTGCCCACGACCTCGTCGAACAGTTCGGCCAGCGTCGTGGTGTGCCGCCCCGCCCCGCAGCCGACGTCGAGCGCGCGCTTGCCGCGCGGCAGGTTGTCGGCCATCCACGCGCCGAACGGTGCCTGGGCCGAATCCAACGCGGCGCTGCACTCGTCGTACAATTCCGCGACTCCGTCGTACAAATCCGCGAGCGTGAGTGCATTCGGCTCCGGTGAAGACATGATGACCCGCTCCGATTCCTGCGTCCGAGATGGATCCTCAGGCTAGCGCCGCGAGAAAAAACCCGGCACGGCGTCTCGGTGGCACTGGAGAAAACCTACGCGGGCACGGGGGATGCGGCCCGCCCGCACCCCGGCCGCGTCCGTTCCCGAGCCCCGGTTCCCGGCGTTCCCGCGTGGTGTCGGACGTGGTCGTGCGCCCGCGACCGCGCGCGGAACGCGGCACCGCGGGCCGCGGGCGTTCGGCCGCGCGGGCGACGTGCGCGCCCGGCGCCCCCGCGGGTCCCGCGGCAGGCGGCGCGCGCCGCACACAATCACGGCACGGCGCGACGACGGGCAGAGGTGATTTCCGCGGCGGCCGTGCCCGCCCGCGCGCATTCCACGGGAAAACGCGGGAATCCCCGGTCCCTTCCGGGGAAGGCGGTGGGAATTCCACGCGCCCCAGCACACCGAGGTGGAGGAATCCGGTCCATGCAACCGACGCGCAGTCACGCCAGGCGCCTGTGGTGCGCCGCCCTCGCCCTCGCCCTCGCGGCCGTGTCAGGGCCGGCCACCG
Above is a genomic segment from Streptomyces marincola containing:
- a CDS encoding alanine racemase; protein product: METPRAPGAARDGAAQRRLARAAAGLEPPFAVVDLAAFRANAADLARRALGKPVRVASKSLRCADLLSLARGLPGFRGVLAYTLPEALWLAGDRAAGQAPGAGAGGSDVVVAYPTADTAALRRLAGDDLLARRVTLMVDSVEHLEFLASTARPAAARPLRLCVELDVSLRLFGGRVHLGARRSPVRDPAGALALARAVAARPGFRLVGLMAYESQIAGVGDAPPGAPLRGLAVRAMQRRSAAELAERRAAVVAAVRSVADLEFVNGGGTGSVERTASEPAVTEIAAGSGLYGPALFDAYRAFRPRPAVYFALPVVRRPAPRVATVLGGGWVASGPPGRDRLPRPAFPRGLSLRATEGAGEVQTPLLGRAAAGLRVGDLVWFRHAKAGELAEHVNVFHLVEGEDLVGGALTYRGAGHAFL
- a CDS encoding Gfo/Idh/MocA family protein, with protein sequence MGRPVTPLRVGVVGAGVISGAYLDHLDEHGRDAGLALTAVADLDPARAAKAAAGRPGVRARTPAELYAADDVDVVLNLTIPAAHADVAHAAVAAGKHVYNEKPLALDRATGAGILAAARAAGVRVGCAPDTVLGRGVQTARAAVAQGRVGRPVAATAFFTTPGHEAWHAEPEFYYRPGGGPLFDMGPYYLTALVHLLGPVTAVIGAASRPAERRTIGSGPRAGATFPVEVDTHVTGVLTHASGALTTLLMSFDTHAAHLPRIEVHGTGGSLSVPDPNGFDGPVALHAAGSGRWQELPHTHGYLGAGRGTGLADMAQALRTGAAHRASGELALHVLDTMQALMESAAEGRRIEVGTVCDVPALVP
- a CDS encoding methylated-DNA--[protein]-cysteine S-methyltransferase encodes the protein MATTHTVLDSPLGALTVVAADGALTGLYFEGHLRMPPAGSLGERDERGFEDARVQLAEYFAGRRTRFDLPLAPRGNAFQQRVWELLRGIPYGETRSYGALARELGDPGLAQAVGAANGRNPVSIVVPCHRVVGADGSLTGYAGGLDRKRFLLALEEPAHAKAARLF
- a CDS encoding snapalysin family zinc-dependent metalloprotease, producing MAVLVPAVTAAQASAAPVRPAAVVVTYDTSRAGEFVAAVHAGAEVWNDSVSNVRLEPVAPGRTAHVRVIADDGWPRALTTSLGRGTVWMGRQAVHQGYDTTRIAAHELGHILGLPDLKPGPCSSLMSGSTAGVACTNPYPDARERAAVEADFGGLALPGRTGGSAASARAGAVPASAHRG
- a CDS encoding D-arabinono-1,4-lactone oxidase; this translates as MTAAAWRNWSQTRRAHPVRVERPGSVDELSDVVRRAVREGLRVKAVGSGHSFTGAAATDGVLVRMDALDRPVRVDRPRGLVTVEAGMPLHLLNRVLAAHGLALTNLGDIDRQTVSGAISTGTHGTGARSGSLAAQVEALELVLADGTSVRCSAAERPQLFEAARIGLGALGVISRVTLACEPAFALHAFEAPMRLRDVLARLDELITRNDHFEFYWFPHTDRVLTKRNNRLPPGVPPRPLRRGRAWLEDEFLSNTLFAGVNRVGTAVPCAIPRLNAVSSRALSARRYSDASHRVFTSPRRVVFRELEYAVPRGGIADVLTAVDRWIEGSGERVAFPVEVRFTPADDLWLSTAHGRDTAYIAVHQYLRRPFARYFRAVAGIADAAGGRPHWGKLHWLTARDLGPRYPRFADFLRVRAALDPEGTFANAYLDRVLGRP
- a CDS encoding class I SAM-dependent methyltransferase; translation: MYDGVAELYDECSAALDSAQAPFGAWMADNLPRGKRALDVGCGAGRHTTTLAELFDEVVGTDPAPTMIEIARRDRARPNVAYEVRGALDMTPERDGLFDLVFAFSCVFLMGETRQVLPHLASLVAPGGTLVISDPENMVDPDRPDAQADLAFRFARVAWDVTGRLENSIKALNLFMHENWGRISELSTKLTREQFRREYAAALPGVEFIDDVWPGMQTARWHKPAA
- a CDS encoding ThuA domain-containing protein, coding for MSSAPARRALVVRGGWEGHVPVQATDLFLPFLREQGFRVTVSDTLDAYLDAVAMAATDLVVQCWTMGEITREQSASLGAAVAAGTGLAGWHGGICDAFRADPAYQWLTGGQFVMHPPEFVRHTVDIVPERAAHPVVAGLPAAIPLHTEQYLVHTGPEADVLATTTFADADGIPESARGVTSAAVWTRTWGLGRVFVSAIGHKIEDLEDPAVRELTRRGLLWAAR